A genomic segment from Bradyrhizobium sp. ISRA430 encodes:
- a CDS encoding GFA family protein gives MINARCSCGAVVLSLPGRSSQVVACHCIECQRRTGAPFGVGAFYSADLVTISGAPKGYVRAAASGGMVRSYFCPDCGSTVYWKADNMPAMIGVAVGAMADTEYPAPFKSVFEQSKHRWVEINAAAVERFQQSSVPKNSN, from the coding sequence ATGATAAATGCCAGATGCAGTTGCGGCGCTGTCGTGCTGTCGCTTCCGGGGCGATCCAGCCAGGTCGTTGCCTGTCACTGCATTGAGTGCCAGCGCCGGACCGGCGCGCCGTTTGGCGTAGGTGCCTTTTATTCCGCTGACCTCGTCACGATCTCAGGAGCCCCAAAAGGATACGTGCGCGCCGCCGCAAGCGGCGGCATGGTCCGCTCCTATTTTTGTCCCGACTGCGGCTCAACGGTCTATTGGAAGGCCGACAACATGCCTGCGATGATCGGAGTTGCCGTCGGAGCAATGGCGGACACAGAATATCCGGCGCCCTTCAAATCGGTCTTCGAGCAGTCGAAACATCGCTGGGTCGAAATCAATGCCGCTGCCGTTGAGCGCTTCCAACAAAGCAGCGTGCCGAAGAATTCAAACTGA